ATTCCCACCGCGGCTTTCGGGTGATCGGAACCAATCAGGATTACTTCCGACACTATCAATACGGAAACCGGCAACATCTGCAATTTCAGCAGGGCGCTGCTTTTCACGGACTCTTTGAGACAGTCATCGGCGCAGAGGTTGCCCGAAAACTCGGCTACAAAATTGGGGATGCCATTATTATTGCCCATGGTATCAGCGACCAGGCGTTTACCCGTCATGACAAGCTGCCTTTCACAATCACCGGAATTCTGGCGCCAACAGGTACACCCGTGGATCGCAGCGTGCATGTCTCACTGGCAGCCATTGAAGCGATTCATGTGGGCTGGGAATCCGGTGCCCGTCTGGGTCATACGCCTGACTCTGAAACGCTGAGCCATCATCAGTTTCAGCCACAGCAGATTACGGCAGTGCTCCTGGGACTGAACTCGAAGATTCAGACCTTTGCCTTACAGCGCTTTATCAATACCTTCGCCGGGGAACCCTTAAGTGCCATTATGCCCGGTGTCGCGCTGCATGAACTCTGGGGAATGATGTCTGTTGCTGAGCAGGCTCTCTTGGTGATCTCCGTCTTTGTGGTCATTGCAGGGCTGCTGGGGATGCTGTCCAGCCTGCTGACAAGCCTGAACGAAAGACGCCGGGAAATGGCAATTCTGAGGGCGACGGGAGCCCGACCGGGCTGGA
This DNA window, taken from Photobacterium sp. CCB-ST2H9, encodes the following:
- a CDS encoding FtsX-like permease family protein; amino-acid sequence: MKALILLAWQSLRNRKTTAMLTVLTVAISTTLLLGVEKVRTQAKASFAHTISGTDLIVGARSGQVNLLLYSVFRIGNATNNIDWQSFQTLRQQKAVKWAIPISLGDSHRGFRVIGTNQDYFRHYQYGNRQHLQFQQGAAFHGLFETVIGAEVARKLGYKIGDAIIIAHGISDQAFTRHDKLPFTITGILAPTGTPVDRSVHVSLAAIEAIHVGWESGARLGHTPDSETLSHHQFQPQQITAVLLGLNSKIQTFALQRFINTFAGEPLSAIMPGVALHELWGMMSVAEQALLVISVFVVIAGLLGMLSSLLTSLNERRREMAILRATGARPGWIAGLLFLEATTLTLIGILAGTIALYGGLWLSHEWLLDTFGLFLPLTAPTPYEWGLAGMILVAGMLTSLLPALRAYHLSLADGMTIRI